A single genomic interval of Lactococcus sp. S-13 harbors:
- a CDS encoding pilin N-terminal domain-containing protein — protein sequence MMHKMKYSWMILLLFLGNVVFTKNSLAEEVHTQQLVIVKYGLTAGATGFIPSQTTDDGQKINNLPIDNLGNQLSPIAGIHYIVQQFVPTGAARDVATENLNPSTYRLVGSPQELVTDKNGMATMMLLDGDYLISEQPNPMLKLSQASPPVVVRLPLPDSTGIETKDTVYLYPKSSVDPAEFEAFEKRGISQKTGRKETKKLNVFQKYLPKTGVKFSLLIALGGALLLLGDILLVKKWKR from the coding sequence ATGATGCACAAAATGAAATATAGCTGGATGATTTTACTCCTTTTTCTGGGAAATGTTGTGTTTACAAAAAATAGTTTAGCTGAAGAGGTACATACCCAACAGCTAGTCATCGTCAAATATGGATTGACTGCTGGTGCAACGGGCTTTATCCCCTCACAAACAACTGATGATGGGCAGAAAATCAATAATCTTCCAATTGATAATCTAGGCAATCAATTGTCGCCGATAGCTGGAATTCATTATATTGTACAGCAGTTTGTCCCAACAGGAGCAGCTCGTGATGTAGCGACGGAAAATCTCAATCCTTCGACTTATCGTTTAGTTGGAAGCCCACAAGAATTAGTCACTGATAAAAACGGTATGGCGACCATGATGTTACTGGATGGTGACTATTTGATTAGTGAGCAGCCAAATCCGATGCTCAAACTTTCACAAGCTTCGCCTCCCGTTGTGGTGAGGTTGCCCTTGCCTGACTCCACAGGTATAGAGACTAAAGATACTGTTTATCTGTATCCCAAATCGAGCGTAGATCCAGCAGAATTTGAAGCCTTTGAAAAAAGAGGAATTTCACAGAAGACGGGGAGAAAAGAGACGAAAAAATTGAATGTTTTTCAAAAATATCTTCCAAAAACAGGAGTGAAATTTTCACTACTGATTGCTTTAGGAGGTGCTTTACTTTTGTTGGGCGATATTTTATTGGTAAAGAAATGGAAAAGATGA
- a CDS encoding class C sortase encodes MKFIQHKASQKQQRPKKKRRLILRNALSILLAIIALGLLFYPIVVNFMVAQQNLTTIQNYRAQVSKIPAQKEHELLASARLYNEYIYAVSQGVAFKKALPDYNKQLSLDESGMMGYIAIPQINVRNVPIYHGDSEKILFAGVGHIPQTSLPIGGINTHAVLPAHSGRVNNTLFTELDKLKLGDVFYLSVLDLDLKYKIDNIKVVDPKDISSLNVIKGKDLVTLVTCYPTGINNKRLLVTGERVPYNQKLPSEAINRNSFGYNFWVMLASGVLALLGLLIVLYWLFANKRPLYQVSLEKLEKPTLAHDSLRGDFGAGFYLVTSKSVAIAQAEKIYPDQPLYLNVYRLRKHKELSRWIFKNKSENWEKYLSKVKNSNFVDKEHELIIGPHPTARKAQQYCLKSTKALAHLRYLKSIPLRKGKEQS; translated from the coding sequence ATGAAATTTATTCAACACAAGGCCTCTCAAAAACAGCAGAGGCCAAAGAAAAAACGCCGTCTTATCCTGCGCAATGCTCTAAGTATTCTGCTAGCAATTATTGCTCTAGGGTTGCTTTTTTATCCAATCGTGGTAAATTTCATGGTGGCTCAGCAAAATCTTACAACCATTCAAAACTATCGCGCACAAGTCAGTAAAATTCCCGCCCAAAAAGAGCATGAACTCTTGGCTAGCGCAAGATTATACAATGAATATATCTATGCTGTTAGTCAAGGTGTTGCCTTCAAGAAGGCTCTCCCTGATTATAACAAGCAGCTATCCCTCGATGAGAGTGGGATGATGGGTTATATCGCGATTCCACAAATCAATGTCCGGAATGTTCCTATTTATCACGGAGATTCTGAAAAGATTCTTTTTGCAGGTGTCGGTCACATCCCACAAACCAGCCTCCCCATCGGTGGGATAAATACGCACGCCGTCCTACCGGCCCACTCTGGTCGAGTAAATAATACGCTCTTTACAGAACTCGATAAACTTAAACTTGGTGATGTTTTCTATTTGAGTGTTCTCGATTTAGACTTAAAATACAAGATTGATAATATCAAAGTAGTGGATCCCAAAGATATTTCGTCGCTCAACGTGATCAAAGGTAAAGATCTGGTGACGCTTGTCACTTGCTATCCGACAGGGATAAATAATAAACGCCTCTTGGTCACAGGGGAGCGTGTTCCCTATAACCAAAAGCTACCTAGTGAAGCAATCAACAGAAACTCATTTGGCTATAATTTCTGGGTCATGCTAGCATCTGGAGTATTAGCGCTTTTAGGGTTGCTCATTGTCCTCTATTGGCTTTTCGCCAACAAGCGCCCCCTTTACCAAGTTAGTTTGGAAAAATTAGAAAAACCAACACTAGCCCATGACAGTTTGAGAGGAGATTTTGGAGCGGGTTTCTACTTGGTCACAAGCAAATCAGTCGCTATTGCACAGGCAGAAAAAATATATCCTGATCAGCCCCTTTACCTGAACGTTTATCGTTTGAGAAAACATAAAGAGCTGTCACGTTGGATTTTTAAAAATAAAAGTGAAAACTGGGAAAAATATCTGTCAAAAGTAAAAAATTCAAATTTCGTGGATAAAGAACATGAGTTGATTATTGGACCGCACCCAACCGCAAGAAAAGCGCAACAATATTGTCTAAAATCCACAAAAGCTCTTGCCCACCTCCGTTATCTCAAGAGCATTCCCCTCAGAAAAGGAAAGGAGCAATCATGA
- a CDS encoding SpaH/EbpB family LPXTG-anchored major pilin: protein MTLKRLHKKFNIASILLISATTFTGFSAPLVLADITGTGTGSIVIDAQQAAPSKDTSGNVTNYPGTTNDGSDQASLDTSGVAGDGTGNTNVGGAATPDAVGGVYGMANVSFHVQSIVAADGKTPGDMSATDSSTYQTGPNGDTTITTDSTGIATATSLPDGYYLIHETTLVGGITPIADFIVQVVNGNTTKVYPKLSLTTANNNTGTEVNHDTNPIDGSAIPVKNGATNADWSPNNETTTAAEGKQVDMILTPTFDASMMTTEAIANGAANSTAKYIITENIDKGVTVSSSGITIDGLTSGTDYTTTVTGGSGSPSVVTITLTPAGIAKAAALTTDGDATAANTQLKVTVPTTVDSDFVGTVNSTYTTTVTNAYGTTLDNTDTSTTKETINVAGGQLIKEDASTKTPLAGAEFTIVAAASAADAVAVAGGDTSKGTIVDSTAANHTTASTGMTTFEGLSLPVGTTGDGTATTDGVTYWAVETKAPTGYQLPSGSASATQLTVSTGSSPLSNVTIDNNRTLDLPFTGGQGILGILVLSGMIGTAAFLIRRHQTTDEEASY from the coding sequence ATGACCTTAAAACGACTCCATAAAAAGTTCAATATCGCAAGTATTTTATTAATCTCTGCCACGACCTTTACAGGCTTTAGCGCACCGTTGGTCTTGGCGGATATTACGGGCACAGGAACAGGCTCTATCGTCATTGATGCCCAACAAGCAGCGCCCAGTAAAGATACTTCTGGCAATGTGACCAATTATCCAGGGACGACCAATGATGGTTCGGACCAAGCGAGCTTAGATACATCAGGTGTAGCAGGTGATGGGACGGGCAATACCAATGTTGGTGGAGCAGCCACCCCCGATGCTGTCGGTGGTGTCTATGGGATGGCGAATGTCTCCTTCCATGTCCAATCCATCGTTGCAGCTGATGGGAAAACGCCAGGGGATATGTCAGCGACTGACAGCTCGACTTACCAAACTGGACCCAATGGTGACACGACGATAACTACTGACAGTACAGGCATTGCTACCGCAACGAGTCTCCCTGATGGCTATTATCTGATCCACGAAACAACACTTGTTGGCGGGATTACGCCGATTGCTGATTTCATTGTCCAAGTCGTCAATGGCAATACGACCAAAGTTTATCCTAAACTTAGCTTGACCACGGCAAATAATAATACAGGAACGGAGGTTAATCACGACACTAATCCCATTGATGGCTCTGCCATTCCTGTAAAAAATGGTGCCACAAATGCCGATTGGTCGCCCAATAATGAAACGACAACAGCTGCCGAAGGAAAGCAAGTAGACATGATTTTAACCCCAACCTTCGATGCCTCGATGATGACTACCGAAGCCATTGCCAATGGTGCAGCAAATTCAACTGCCAAATACATCATCACAGAAAATATCGACAAAGGTGTCACTGTAAGCAGCAGTGGAATCACGATTGATGGCTTGACGTCAGGGACAGACTACACGACTACAGTGACAGGTGGCTCTGGCTCGCCATCAGTTGTGACGATTACACTAACTCCTGCAGGGATTGCTAAGGCGGCAGCATTGACAACAGATGGCGATGCTACAGCGGCAAATACCCAACTGAAAGTGACCGTCCCAACTACCGTTGACTCGGATTTTGTCGGAACGGTCAACTCCACCTATACCACAACGGTGACCAATGCCTACGGAACAACTCTAGATAACACTGACACGTCAACGACTAAAGAAACGATCAATGTCGCTGGTGGACAATTAATCAAAGAAGATGCTTCGACAAAAACACCACTTGCAGGAGCAGAATTTACAATTGTTGCTGCAGCTAGTGCCGCTGATGCGGTCGCCGTAGCAGGAGGTGATACGAGCAAAGGCACTATTGTCGATAGCACAGCAGCCAATCACACTACAGCTAGTACAGGCATGACGACCTTTGAAGGCTTGAGTTTACCTGTTGGGACCACAGGAGACGGCACAGCAACCACAGACGGAGTGACTTACTGGGCAGTTGAAACCAAGGCACCCACAGGATATCAGCTACCAAGTGGTAGCGCATCAGCCACTCAGTTGACTGTCTCAACAGGTAGCTCTCCTTTGTCAAACGTCACAATTGACAATAATCGGACACTGGATTTACCCTTCACTGGTGGGCAAGGAATTTTGGGAATTCTTGTACTATCAGGCATGATCGGAACAGCAGCGTTCTTGATTCGTCGTCACCAAACGACCGATGAAGAAGCCAGCTACTAG
- a CDS encoding beta strand repeat-containing protein, with protein MSLLQHKGALFYHSIHEKKVTHFRAWKKGKTWLYLGMTLALFVGAISPVALPFMGDDGMLTVRAATTSSATLVPGQAYDTGNHTSSNGQVNQTSNYTTGSTDGHTVTNGNWFDLVNDTASTVGYATFNGAVDTSQAFSMSAQIKIDDGTLGNWHNTGDALGFVLTPASSSQLATNVKTATGANLGINGLANSVFIGRDLYSNISNPADVDGTTSNGWVAGGGSVIAIRNTNSTGALQGADYSSLGSSATGTGNQNTTNGTAYMDAPDDTYTLGIKTGTPSQVTEAISISWTPDATNTAPAGLISGTLSFTLTPQNSGNATKTITTHLNLQDAITFGFLGGTGGNYGNLSVSLNSSTGTLVKGTSTVNVNYINAITNQAIASMPLSTIKANIYDTIGVVATSPNAADTYDYTAPTVRGYTISTISSPVQVQNYTSGSTNPNAINVYYSPNTNDSSTFNFTGSATAVTAQTYTSVTTDSAMPSSLSSDLTAKVPAGYYISAIKSTNAAYDGSTDAGVTGSTTAATLSAFLAAHPNEYNIDSTGTAYNYQVTLTPLTQTATFTYNWATNTPGTNGNAGALIPFGNPATTSLLGSSAETGGTDSSIANPNPNLPIWTTAPTATANPFAASVLSNNLGWQLTNPVTQTALGSYSGSPYEVATSATDKAGTTTTAIKNGSSTGQTFESSGNATNVSMSADPLTYYLTNSSTNTYQAGGNTFSTQVLPNSTNLIWTTLAVDSSGNPLTDDPNFGESGSPSRGYFANQGDVISNQLAGSPLADETSSATIALNATVQGLTNVNGSGKTYYLTGGYSYTDDTVSSKTATKAYNTLTHYATWSDLLAAHPNVTSSDPVIAMEVALDQTQLISKAEDEITVGTTYNPVSDLTAGLDRDGTNADNAFSTVNGPVQVKITDSSGNVIDAANVSSKTGTYTVTYTALNGAGYTAYQKWLLTHADGSVSDYLATLSADENADQTVSSTTLLTVTDDTALSSNSQHTISKILDYQPESDLISAFDADGQDNDSNKNTVNGNVVLVSITDKNNQTVWQGLSTDTLPANTLSAGTYTEHYTALTGTGQLAYQNWLTTHTDSSVSEYLTTLTSDERAANTVSTFTQLEVIYFELPHAGGLGLSTLLALATLCGFLSLSGLAWRSRKEDQ; from the coding sequence ATGAGTCTATTGCAACACAAAGGTGCTTTATTTTATCATTCGATTCATGAAAAAAAAGTGACTCATTTTAGAGCGTGGAAAAAAGGTAAGACGTGGCTCTATCTGGGTATGACGTTAGCTCTCTTTGTGGGTGCTATCAGTCCCGTAGCTCTCCCCTTCATGGGAGATGACGGAATGCTAACGGTCAGAGCAGCAACGACCTCATCTGCCACCTTAGTTCCAGGGCAGGCTTATGATACAGGCAACCATACTTCCTCGAACGGTCAAGTCAATCAAACCAGTAATTATACAACAGGTTCTACAGATGGCCATACCGTGACGAATGGAAATTGGTTTGACCTAGTCAATGATACAGCAAGTACAGTAGGTTATGCGACTTTTAATGGAGCTGTTGATACTTCACAAGCATTTTCAATGTCTGCTCAAATCAAGATCGATGACGGTACACTCGGAAACTGGCATAATACAGGGGATGCTTTAGGATTTGTCCTAACACCAGCTAGCTCTAGCCAGTTGGCAACAAATGTCAAAACAGCTACTGGAGCAAACCTCGGAATCAATGGCTTAGCAAACTCTGTATTTATTGGACGTGACTTATACTCTAACATTTCCAATCCTGCGGATGTTGACGGAACAACTTCAAATGGCTGGGTGGCAGGTGGTGGTTCTGTTATTGCGATTCGAAATACAAACAGTACAGGTGCTCTACAAGGTGCGGACTATTCTTCACTGGGATCTAGTGCGACTGGTACAGGGAACCAAAATACAACGAACGGTACGGCCTACATGGATGCGCCTGACGATACTTACACTTTAGGAATCAAAACAGGGACACCCTCACAGGTAACAGAGGCTATCTCTATTTCGTGGACTCCTGATGCTACAAATACAGCGCCGGCTGGTTTGATCTCTGGGACATTGAGTTTTACCTTAACTCCGCAAAATTCAGGAAATGCAACAAAAACGATAACGACTCACCTCAATTTGCAAGATGCCATAACCTTTGGATTCTTGGGAGGAACTGGAGGTAACTACGGTAATCTATCTGTTAGTTTGAATAGTTCCACAGGAACCTTAGTAAAAGGGACGTCGACGGTCAATGTCAATTACATCAATGCCATTACCAATCAAGCCATAGCTAGTATGCCGCTTTCTACGATTAAGGCCAATATCTACGATACTATTGGCGTGGTGGCAACTAGTCCAAATGCCGCTGATACTTACGATTATACGGCACCAACTGTTCGAGGCTATACGATAAGTACGATTAGTTCCCCTGTTCAAGTCCAAAACTACACGAGCGGATCGACTAATCCAAATGCTATTAATGTTTATTATAGTCCAAATACGAATGACAGCTCTACTTTTAATTTTACAGGAAGTGCGACAGCAGTCACAGCCCAGACTTACACTTCGGTCACGACTGATAGTGCCATGCCAAGCAGTCTGAGCTCGGATTTGACGGCTAAAGTGCCAGCTGGTTATTATATTTCAGCTATCAAATCTACTAATGCTGCTTATGACGGATCGACTGATGCAGGGGTTACAGGGAGCACAACGGCGGCAACGTTATCCGCTTTCCTAGCTGCTCATCCTAATGAATATAATATAGATAGCACTGGTACAGCTTACAATTACCAAGTGACCTTAACTCCACTGACGCAAACAGCAACATTCACCTACAATTGGGCGACGAATACACCCGGTACCAATGGCAACGCAGGGGCCTTGATTCCTTTTGGCAATCCAGCAACAACCAGCTTGCTAGGGAGCAGTGCTGAAACAGGGGGCACAGATAGTAGCATTGCTAATCCAAATCCAAATTTACCAATTTGGACGACTGCACCAACAGCAACGGCCAATCCATTTGCGGCTTCAGTGCTCAGCAATAACTTGGGCTGGCAATTGACTAATCCTGTCACGCAAACAGCGCTGGGAAGTTATTCAGGAAGCCCTTATGAAGTAGCAACGAGTGCAACGGACAAGGCAGGAACGACTACAACAGCAATTAAAAATGGAAGCAGTACAGGTCAGACCTTTGAGAGCTCTGGGAACGCTACCAATGTAAGCATGTCGGCTGATCCCCTGACTTATTATCTCACTAACAGCAGCACCAACACTTATCAGGCTGGTGGAAATACGTTCAGCACGCAGGTTTTGCCTAACAGCACTAACCTGATTTGGACGACGTTAGCAGTTGATTCATCTGGAAATCCGCTGACTGATGATCCAAATTTTGGTGAAAGTGGTAGTCCAAGCAGAGGATATTTTGCTAATCAAGGGGATGTTATCTCTAACCAACTGGCTGGAAGTCCTTTAGCTGACGAAACTTCATCAGCCACGATAGCACTTAATGCCACAGTACAAGGATTGACCAATGTCAATGGCTCAGGTAAAACTTATTATCTGACTGGAGGTTACAGCTATACTGACGACACTGTCAGTAGCAAAACGGCCACAAAAGCTTACAACACGTTGACTCATTATGCGACTTGGTCAGATTTGCTTGCAGCACACCCTAATGTGACAAGCTCTGATCCTGTCATTGCTATGGAAGTTGCGCTTGACCAAACGCAGCTGATAAGTAAAGCAGAAGATGAGATTACAGTTGGAACAACTTACAATCCTGTCAGTGATTTGACCGCAGGGCTTGATCGTGACGGAACCAATGCAGACAATGCTTTTTCAACGGTTAATGGACCTGTCCAAGTCAAGATTACTGATAGCTCAGGAAATGTTATTGACGCAGCAAATGTTAGCAGTAAAACAGGCACTTACACCGTGACCTACACCGCCCTCAATGGCGCAGGCTATACCGCGTATCAAAAATGGCTGCTGACCCATGCTGACGGCTCCGTCAGTGATTATCTAGCGACATTGTCAGCTGACGAAAATGCTGACCAAACGGTCAGTAGCACCACGCTTCTTACAGTAACTGATGACACAGCCCTGAGCAGTAACAGCCAGCACACAATTTCTAAAATCCTCGACTATCAGCCAGAAAGCGATCTAATCAGTGCCTTTGATGCTGACGGACAAGATAATGACAGCAATAAAAATACTGTCAATGGAAATGTCGTTCTCGTCAGCATTACGGACAAAAATAACCAGACGGTCTGGCAAGGCTTATCTACGGATACCTTACCAGCGAATACTCTGAGCGCAGGGACTTACACCGAACATTACACTGCGCTCACTGGTACGGGACAACTCGCTTATCAAAATTGGCTGACGACCCATACTGACAGCTCTGTCAGTGAATATTTAACGACGCTGACGAGTGACGAGCGCGCTGCAAATACTGTCAGTACCTTCACCCAGCTTGAGGTCATATATTTTGAACTACCACATGCAGGGGGTCTTGGTTTGAGTACGCTTTTAGCGCTTGCCACACTCTGTGGCTTCTTGTCACTTTCAGGACTGGCATGGCGAAGCAGAAAGGAGGATCAGTAA
- a CDS encoding redox-sensing transcriptional repressor Rex translates to MTDNKVSKNLPKATAKRLPQYYRLFKSLVDENITRTNSQLISEKIGVDAATIRRDFSLFGELGRRGYGYETQTLRDFFGELLGQDQETHIALIGVGNLGRALLHYQFQERNKMRITQAYDISGNPLVGTQTEDGIPIYNISDLERNIKQSDIKTAILSVRKENAQEVVDLLIRAGIKGILNFAPVRLKVPEDVVIQSIDLTKELQTLLFFMGNNK, encoded by the coding sequence ATGACTGACAACAAAGTAAGTAAAAACTTACCCAAAGCTACTGCAAAGCGGTTGCCCCAATATTATCGCTTATTCAAAAGCTTAGTTGACGAAAACATCACCCGAACCAATTCTCAACTCATTTCTGAAAAAATTGGTGTTGATGCAGCAACGATTCGCCGTGACTTTTCTCTTTTCGGTGAATTAGGTCGCCGTGGTTATGGCTACGAGACTCAAACTTTGCGAGACTTCTTTGGCGAACTACTCGGACAAGACCAAGAAACACATATCGCGCTCATAGGAGTTGGAAATCTTGGTCGAGCACTACTTCATTACCAATTTCAAGAGCGTAATAAAATGCGAATCACTCAAGCCTACGATATTTCAGGAAACCCTTTGGTCGGGACTCAGACTGAGGATGGAATCCCAATTTATAACATCTCTGATCTTGAACGCAATATTAAACAATCAGACATCAAGACAGCCATTCTCTCTGTTCGTAAAGAAAATGCCCAAGAAGTCGTTGATCTTCTGATTAGAGCGGGAATTAAGGGTATTCTCAACTTCGCTCCTGTTCGTCTGAAAGTCCCTGAGGATGTCGTCATCCAATCCATTGACCTTACTAAAGAACTTCAAACTCTCCTCTTTTTTATGGGGAATAATAAATAA
- the radC gene encoding RadC family protein, producing MYEVRENPYPMLPRERLALLGEEQLSDVELLAILLRTGTRKHSATGLAAQILQHFQTLENFRRASLLELQEIPGIGQTKAIEIRAMIELGKRIQTTERKRYGRVLGSQEFGLSLADEMQNFEQEHLVAFYLDAQNRIIEKRTIFIGAVNHAPANPREILYHAVKNLAVGLLVAHNHPSGSLTPSQADRIFTEKIKGACENLGVNFIDHLIVGAGKYFSFREQAH from the coding sequence ATGTACGAAGTAAGAGAAAATCCCTACCCCATGCTCCCTCGTGAGCGTCTGGCTTTGCTTGGCGAAGAACAATTATCTGACGTTGAATTACTGGCAATTTTGCTCAGGACAGGCACGAGGAAACATTCAGCAACTGGACTGGCTGCGCAAATTTTGCAACATTTTCAAACGCTTGAAAACTTCCGCCGGGCCTCACTCTTAGAACTTCAAGAAATTCCGGGCATCGGTCAAACAAAAGCAATTGAAATTCGTGCGATGATTGAGCTGGGCAAACGCATCCAAACCACCGAGCGAAAGCGATATGGTCGGGTTCTAGGTTCGCAAGAATTTGGTTTGAGTCTCGCTGATGAGATGCAAAACTTTGAACAAGAGCACCTTGTAGCGTTTTATCTCGATGCTCAAAATCGAATCATTGAAAAGAGAACGATTTTTATTGGTGCAGTCAATCATGCACCAGCTAATCCACGTGAGATTCTCTATCATGCCGTGAAGAACCTTGCAGTAGGCCTGCTTGTTGCTCATAACCACCCGTCAGGGAGTTTGACGCCAAGCCAGGCCGATCGTATTTTTACTGAAAAAATCAAAGGCGCCTGTGAGAATTTAGGGGTCAATTTCATTGACCATTTAATTGTTGGTGCGGGAAAATATTTTAGCTTTCGAGAACAGGCGCATTAA
- the glmS gene encoding glutamine--fructose-6-phosphate transaminase (isomerizing) encodes MCGIVGVVGTKNATDILMQGLEKLEYRGYDSAGIFVNGEKTAPSLVKSVGRIADLRAKIGIDVAGTMGIGHTRWATHGKPTEENAHPHTSASGRFVLVHNGVIENFVELKEEFVANDSFKGQTDTEIAVHLIAKFAEEEGLSTLEAFKKALSLIKGSYAFALVDTENTEVVYVAKNKSPLLIGLGEGYNMVCSDAMAMIRETSEFMEIHDKELVILTKDTVQVTDYEGNEIPRESYTAELDLSDIGKGTYPFYMLKEIDEQPAVMRKLIATYADENGAMKVDDQIVKAIQEADRLYIIAAGTSYNAGYGSKQMLEALTDTPVELGVASEWGYDMPLLSKKPFFIFLSQSGETADSRQVLVKVNELGLPSLTVTNVPGSTLSREATYTMLIGAGPEIAVASTKAYTGQIATLAFLAKAVGEENGNKNALEFDLVKELSLVAQSIESTLSEKDEIAEIVAQLLPTTRNAFYIGRKQDYYVAMEASLKLKEISYIQCEGFAAGELKHGTISLIEKGTPVLALISNHPEVATHTRGNVMETVARGAAAITIVEEGVAREDDTIVVNQVHPFLSAISMVIPTQLIAYFASMQRGLDVDKPRNLAKAVTVE; translated from the coding sequence ATGTGCGGTATTGTCGGTGTTGTTGGAACGAAAAATGCAACAGATATTTTAATGCAAGGACTTGAAAAGTTAGAATATCGAGGCTATGATTCAGCAGGTATTTTTGTCAATGGTGAAAAAACAGCACCAAGTTTAGTCAAATCAGTCGGTCGTATCGCTGATTTGCGTGCGAAAATTGGCATTGATGTTGCGGGAACGATGGGAATTGGTCATACACGTTGGGCGACACATGGCAAACCCACTGAAGAAAACGCGCATCCTCATACTTCAGCTTCAGGACGTTTTGTTTTAGTCCATAACGGAGTGATTGAAAATTTTGTTGAGCTCAAAGAAGAGTTTGTTGCAAACGATAGTTTCAAAGGCCAAACGGATACTGAAATTGCGGTTCATTTGATTGCCAAATTTGCTGAAGAAGAGGGGCTTTCAACACTTGAAGCGTTCAAAAAAGCATTGAGTTTGATTAAGGGTTCTTACGCTTTTGCTTTGGTTGACACCGAAAACACCGAGGTCGTTTATGTGGCTAAGAACAAATCCCCACTCTTGATTGGACTTGGTGAAGGTTATAACATGGTCTGCTCAGATGCAATGGCGATGATTCGTGAAACTTCTGAATTTATGGAAATTCATGATAAAGAGTTGGTCATTTTGACAAAAGATACTGTACAAGTCACAGACTATGAGGGAAATGAAATTCCTCGTGAATCTTATACAGCAGAGTTGGATCTTTCTGATATTGGTAAAGGAACTTATCCATTCTATATGCTCAAAGAAATCGATGAGCAACCAGCCGTTATGCGCAAACTCATCGCCACTTATGCGGATGAAAATGGTGCAATGAAAGTCGATGATCAAATTGTCAAAGCAATTCAAGAAGCAGATCGCTTGTATATCATTGCTGCTGGCACTTCGTATAATGCAGGATATGGCTCAAAACAAATGCTTGAAGCGCTTACGGATACTCCCGTTGAGCTTGGTGTTGCATCAGAATGGGGCTATGATATGCCGCTTTTGAGTAAAAAACCTTTCTTTATTTTCTTATCACAATCTGGTGAAACAGCCGATAGTCGCCAAGTTTTGGTTAAAGTCAATGAATTAGGGCTTCCAAGCTTGACGGTGACGAATGTTCCAGGATCAACTTTGTCACGTGAAGCAACTTACACGATGCTGATTGGTGCTGGCCCAGAAATTGCTGTAGCTTCTACCAAAGCCTATACAGGTCAAATCGCAACCTTAGCTTTTCTGGCTAAAGCCGTTGGTGAAGAAAATGGGAACAAAAACGCGCTTGAGTTTGATTTAGTAAAAGAATTATCGCTCGTTGCCCAATCAATCGAATCAACCTTGTCAGAAAAAGATGAGATTGCAGAAATTGTAGCTCAACTTTTACCAACGACCCGCAATGCATTTTATATTGGTCGTAAACAAGATTATTATGTAGCGATGGAAGCTTCATTGAAATTGAAAGAAATTTCTTACATTCAATGTGAAGGTTTTGCTGCCGGTGAATTAAAACACGGAACAATTTCATTGATTGAAAAAGGTACACCTGTTCTCGCATTGATTTCAAATCATCCTGAAGTGGCCACTCACACACGTGGAAATGTCATGGAAACCGTGGCACGTGGTGCAGCAGCAATTACGATTGTTGAAGAAGGAGTTGCCCGTGAGGATGATACAATTGTTGTCAACCAAGTTCATCCCTTCTTATCAGCGATTTCGATGGTTATTCCGACCCAACTTATTGCTTACTTTGCGTCAATGCAAAGAGGACTTGACGTTGATAAACCCCGTAATCTCGCAAAAGCAGTGACAGTTGAATAA
- a CDS encoding DUF2127 domain-containing protein has protein sequence MKKIKHKNELLDVSFNTMLLFKSLFAFGELLSGLLLIFIPLGVIKSALHHLAMMVSLTSLSAMIMQAGERLTSNATLFAIVYLILHGALKLMTLALLWKKILWSYPLSIALLAGFILYQIIEFAHHGSISMLILCLVDAMMIVLTLLEYRKLKAHFSSSKLHFFQEKVEFETAKFTEPE, from the coding sequence ATGAAAAAAATAAAGCACAAAAATGAATTGCTGGATGTCAGCTTTAACACCATGCTTCTCTTCAAAAGCCTGTTTGCCTTCGGTGAGCTTTTATCTGGCTTGCTTTTGATTTTTATCCCGCTTGGTGTGATAAAATCAGCCCTTCATCATTTGGCAATGATGGTTTCACTGACGAGTTTATCAGCTATGATTATGCAGGCTGGTGAGCGACTGACCAGCAATGCAACACTTTTTGCTATTGTCTATTTGATTCTTCATGGAGCGCTCAAACTAATGACATTAGCCCTCCTATGGAAAAAAATCCTCTGGTCTTATCCTTTGTCAATTGCGCTTTTGGCTGGCTTCATTTTGTATCAAATAATTGAATTTGCTCACCACGGGTCAATTTCAATGCTTATTTTGTGTCTTGTAGATGCTATGATGATTGTCCTGACTTTACTTGAATACCGTAAGCTAAAAGCTCATTTTTCATCCTCAAAACTCCATTTTTTTCAAGAAAAAGTAGAATTTGAAACTGCAAAATTTACTGAACCTGAATGA